The sequence below is a genomic window from Pseudomonas cannabina.
TCGACCTGCAGCGTCTTGAGCTGACGCTGCGGCAGATCAACAGCCGCAGGCTGGACCTGCACACGATAAAACGTGCGACCCCGCTGGCGTTTCCGTTACTGGTAGAGCGCTTTCGTGAAAGCCTCAGCTCCGAGAAACTGTCTGACCGTATCGCCCGCATGGTCCGCGATCTCGAGAAAGCCGCAGGCCCGGAGCATGAACGATGAAGCCTTATCAAGTCGTCACGCTGGCGGATGAAGAGCTTTGGTTGCTGGCCGACAAAGCCATCTATTACCCCGCCAGACGCGCACTGCTGATTGCCGATGCACATTTCGGCAAAGCCGCTGCCTACCGCAAGCTTGGACAACCGGTACCGCACGGCACCACCCAGGAAAACCTGCGTCGGCTCGACAGCCTGCTGGACGAGTACCCCAGCGAGCATCTGATCTTTCTGGGGGATTTCCTGCACGCACCGGAATCGCATGCCGCTGGCACACTGGCGGCGCTGGAGCAATGGCGGGCAGGACGCCCGACGCTGCCTATCACACTGATACGCGGCAACCACGACAAGCGCGCAGGCGACCCGCCCGCGTACCTGAACATCGACGTCGTACCCGAACCGTTGATCGTGGGCCCATTCGCCCTGCAACACGAACCCGACCCTCACCCTGAGCTTCATGTACTGGCCGGGCACGTACATCCGGTTTATCACTTGCATGGCCGCGGTCGACAACGCTTGCGCCTGGCGTGCTACTACATCGGCACACGCGTCACGCTGTTACCGGCATTTGGCGAATTCACAGGGGGATTTCGCATCAGGCCGGCCGAAGACAGTTCAGTGTATGTGACAGGCGGGGATGCGGTCTGGCGGGTGATCTGACTGGCAGTGCCAGCCAGCAAGAAAGCCCGTTCGCTGAACCGGCGAACAGGCATCGAGAATCAGGCGACAGGCGCAGGCGGCGGCTCGTCCGGCACGGTAGGACCACCCGGTTCAGTGGGCTCCGGATACGGCGTATCAGGGCCCGGATCACCCGGAATGCCCCCACCGACCATATTGAACTCAGGCAGAAGGTCTGAGTGGGCCATCAATGACCAGGCCAGCAAGCCGATCTCGTTAAGTGGAGATTGAACCTGGTCAGAGATTTTAAAATTAGTCTTCATAGGGCACTCCAGATCAAAGGCGATCGCACACAACGATTATGCGAAAGCATGTGAGCAGATAGAGTACGAAATAGAGTATTAATTCAATTCCACTAGTCGCCTGACTCGCGGATCAGGTGCGCGGCAGGGTGACGCCACGCTGGCCCTGATACTTGCCGCCACGGTCCTTGTAGGAAACTTCGCATTCCTCGTCAGACTCGAGAAACAGCATCTGTGCCACGCCTTCATTAGCGTAGATCTTGGCCGGCAAGGTGGTGGTATTGGAAAATTCCAGTGTCACGTGGCCTTCCCACTCAGGCTCGAGCGGCGTGACGTTAACGATGATGCCGC
It includes:
- the pdeM gene encoding ligase-associated DNA damage response endonuclease PdeM — translated: MKPYQVVTLADEELWLLADKAIYYPARRALLIADAHFGKAAAYRKLGQPVPHGTTQENLRRLDSLLDEYPSEHLIFLGDFLHAPESHAAGTLAALEQWRAGRPTLPITLIRGNHDKRAGDPPAYLNIDVVPEPLIVGPFALQHEPDPHPELHVLAGHVHPVYHLHGRGRQRLRLACYYIGTRVTLLPAFGEFTGGFRIRPAEDSSVYVTGGDAVWRVI